Proteins found in one Planctomycetes bacterium MalM25 genomic segment:
- a CDS encoding ABC-2 type transporter, which yields MDNASKYAPPLQVIATLAWRELVRFFRQRSRVIGGLVSPVLFWLLFSEGLRLSELGYEHFFPGTLVMILMFTAIFATISVIEDRNEGFLQGVLVAPTQRLAIALGKVLGGAAIALAQALLFLLLGLVTGAVSLAGPLDAVLVLVAMALIAVALTGLGFSLAWKMDSTQGFHAIMNVFLLPMWLLSGSFFPRGAEGWLGGVVAANPLTYGVAALRWRLGAGDTSGLPSEPLCWGVTIGFAVAMVVLSWLVVQKR from the coding sequence ATGGACAACGCCAGCAAGTACGCCCCGCCGCTGCAAGTCATCGCCACGCTGGCGTGGCGCGAGCTCGTGCGGTTCTTCCGCCAGCGGAGCCGGGTGATCGGCGGCCTCGTGTCGCCGGTCCTCTTTTGGCTGCTGTTCAGCGAGGGCCTCAGGCTCAGCGAGCTCGGCTACGAGCATTTCTTCCCCGGCACGCTCGTGATGATCCTCATGTTCACGGCGATCTTCGCCACGATCAGCGTGATCGAGGACCGCAACGAGGGGTTTCTGCAGGGCGTCTTGGTGGCGCCGACCCAGCGGCTGGCGATCGCCCTGGGCAAGGTCCTCGGCGGGGCGGCGATCGCCCTGGCGCAGGCGCTGCTGTTCTTGCTGCTCGGCCTCGTGACCGGCGCGGTCTCCCTCGCGGGGCCGCTCGACGCGGTATTGGTCCTCGTAGCGATGGCGTTGATCGCGGTCGCCCTGACCGGTCTGGGCTTCTCCCTCGCCTGGAAGATGGACAGCACGCAGGGCTTCCACGCGATCATGAATGTCTTCCTCTTGCCGATGTGGCTCCTCTCCGGCTCCTTCTTCCCGCGTGGCGCGGAGGGGTGGCTCGGCGGCGTGGTCGCGGCGAACCCGCTCACCTACGGTGTCGCGGCGCTGCGTTGGCGACTCGGTGCGGGCGACACCAGCGGGCTGCCGAGCGAGCCGCTCTGCTGGGGCGTGACGATCGGCTTCGCCGTCGCGATGGTCGTGCTGAGCTGGCTGGTCGTGCAGAAACGGTAG
- the ctaA gene encoding Heme A synthase — protein MSETPNSTTTASPWPHRWAWVLCCATFPLIWVGGLITTTDAGMAVPDWPGTYGYNLFLYPWRTWLFGPWDLLVEHGHRLFASGVGLLTIALLVVVWRNDRRPWLRRLAIAALALVLFQGVLGGLRVVLNERLLAMLHGTTGPLFFGLTAAIVAATAKPPADETPRATRWVWLLPILAFLQLFAGASLRHAPEASSFNTFAVHVQAHLWGALLVTLAVLATAWITWRRPVGQVRRWLAALLLGVVLLQVSLGVATWITKYRLPEWAQTGSAAHAWETVAGPGTIGPPTAGGWSETHLVTGHSATGSLLLALAVAHAVTARRSPATRPTPPAPATESP, from the coding sequence ATGAGCGAGACGCCCAACAGCACGACGACGGCTTCGCCTTGGCCCCACCGTTGGGCGTGGGTGCTCTGCTGCGCGACGTTCCCGCTCATCTGGGTCGGCGGACTCATCACGACGACCGACGCCGGCATGGCGGTCCCGGACTGGCCCGGCACTTACGGCTACAACCTCTTCCTCTACCCGTGGCGGACTTGGCTCTTCGGGCCGTGGGACCTGCTCGTCGAGCACGGACACCGGCTGTTCGCCTCGGGCGTGGGGCTGCTGACGATCGCTTTGCTGGTCGTCGTGTGGCGGAACGACCGGCGGCCGTGGCTCCGCCGGCTAGCGATCGCCGCCCTCGCGTTGGTCCTCTTCCAAGGCGTGCTCGGCGGGCTGCGTGTGGTGCTCAACGAGCGGCTGCTCGCGATGCTGCACGGAACGACGGGGCCGCTCTTCTTCGGGTTGACCGCGGCGATCGTCGCCGCCACCGCCAAGCCGCCAGCCGACGAGACGCCCCGGGCTACGCGCTGGGTCTGGCTGCTGCCGATCCTGGCGTTCCTCCAGCTGTTCGCGGGCGCCTCGCTGCGGCATGCGCCCGAGGCGAGCTCGTTCAACACCTTCGCGGTGCACGTTCAGGCGCACCTGTGGGGCGCTCTGCTGGTGACGCTGGCCGTGCTCGCCACCGCCTGGATTACCTGGCGGCGGCCCGTGGGGCAGGTCAGGCGTTGGCTGGCGGCCCTGCTGTTGGGCGTGGTGCTGCTGCAAGTCTCCCTCGGCGTGGCGACCTGGATCACCAAATACCGCCTGCCCGAATGGGCCCAAACGGGTTCGGCCGCCCACGCCTGGGAGACCGTCGCCGGGCCGGGTACGATAGGGCCCCCCACGGCGGGCGGCTGGAGCGAGACGCACCTCGTCACGGGGCACAGCGCGACCGGCTCGTTGCTGCTGGCGCTCGCGGTCGCCCACGCGGTGACGGCGCGTCGAAGCCCCGCGACCCGACCAACCCCTCCCGCCCCCGCTACCGAATCCCCATGA
- the drrA_1 gene encoding Daunorubicin/doxorubicin resistance ATP-binding protein DrrA, giving the protein MPESAIQITDVRHRYGEHEALRGLSLDIRAGETFALLGPNGSGKTTLFKLLSTLFPLQEGSIRFFGHDLTEEPATVRSLLGVVFQAPSLDKKLRVEENLWSHGRLYGLAKRELRQRIEEGLERFGLTDRRRDYVETLSGGLQRRVELAKSLMPRPRLLLLDEPSTGLDPAARADLWGALGEAQEAGVTIVATTHLLEEAQRAERIAILDEGQLAALGSPAELQAEVGGDTITLRTAEPATLATAITERLDLPATALEGSVRLEADGVTGPELASRLFGEFRDQIDELSIGKPTLEDVFIARTGKRFE; this is encoded by the coding sequence GTGCCCGAATCCGCGATCCAAATCACCGACGTCCGCCACCGCTACGGCGAGCACGAGGCGTTGCGCGGCCTTTCGCTCGATATCCGAGCGGGCGAAACCTTCGCGTTGCTCGGGCCCAACGGCAGCGGCAAGACGACCCTCTTCAAGCTGCTCTCGACGCTCTTTCCGCTCCAGGAGGGATCGATTCGCTTCTTCGGGCACGACCTGACCGAGGAGCCCGCGACGGTCCGCTCGCTGCTGGGCGTCGTCTTCCAGGCGCCGAGCCTCGATAAGAAGCTCCGCGTCGAAGAGAACCTCTGGAGCCACGGGCGGCTGTACGGTTTAGCGAAGCGGGAGCTTCGCCAGAGAATCGAGGAAGGCCTCGAACGCTTCGGGCTCACCGATCGTCGTCGCGACTACGTCGAGACCCTCTCCGGCGGTCTGCAGCGGCGGGTCGAGCTCGCCAAGAGCCTGATGCCACGCCCCAGGCTGCTGCTGCTGGACGAGCCCTCGACCGGCCTCGACCCGGCCGCGCGGGCCGACCTGTGGGGTGCACTGGGCGAAGCGCAGGAGGCGGGCGTCACCATCGTGGCGACGACGCACCTGCTGGAAGAGGCCCAGCGCGCCGAGCGGATCGCCATCCTCGACGAGGGCCAACTCGCCGCCCTCGGCTCGCCGGCCGAGCTGCAAGCCGAGGTGGGCGGCGACACGATCACGCTCCGCACGGCCGAGCCCGCCACGCTGGCGACGGCGATCACCGAGCGGCTCGACCTGCCGGCGACGGCGCTTGAGGGCTCGGTCCGGCTCGAAGCGGACGGCGTCACCGGCCCCGAGCTCGCCTCGCGCCTGTTCGGCGAGTTCCGCGACCAGATCGACGAGCTCTCGATCGGCAAGCCGACACTCGAGGACGTCTTCATCGCACGGACGGGCAAGCGGTTCGAGTAG
- a CDS encoding Cytochrome c, whose translation MLMAVLAIGCGERETRFTPDELLRARNGLTVEQSESIDAALVAWFGTPDEPALPESLPRLAGWLDADALKQAAGPVVSHEVGVTEGLYRRHCARCHGVTGDGRGPTARYQSPHPRDFRRGVFKWKRTARDTPPTAADLHATLERGVPGTAMPSFRLLSEDERDKLRQYVQYLALRGQAERALVDYVANELPLEEVFDPADEAFLASWLQPLTDEWIDAAPIAVDPQADSIDLQLGETLYHSERTGCFKCHGPQGQGGAVAGKDYEIDYDVWNRDRIVLKPSDAVRRLIEKDLPLRPSRPRRLVGRTPHGGSALADFVHRLDQGVAGTPMPALGGAGATFTEKEIVSLAAYARELMAVEAKEVE comes from the coding sequence ATGTTGATGGCGGTGCTAGCGATTGGCTGCGGCGAACGCGAGACGCGTTTCACCCCGGACGAATTGTTACGCGCCCGCAACGGCCTGACCGTCGAGCAAAGCGAGTCGATCGACGCCGCGCTGGTCGCTTGGTTCGGCACGCCGGACGAGCCCGCCTTGCCCGAGTCGCTGCCACGCCTCGCCGGGTGGCTCGACGCGGACGCCTTGAAGCAGGCGGCGGGGCCGGTTGTCAGCCACGAAGTCGGCGTGACCGAGGGGCTCTACCGCCGCCACTGCGCCCGCTGCCACGGGGTGACGGGCGACGGCCGCGGGCCGACGGCGCGTTATCAATCGCCCCACCCGCGCGACTTCCGCCGGGGCGTCTTCAAGTGGAAGCGGACCGCCCGAGACACGCCCCCCACCGCGGCCGACCTGCACGCCACGCTCGAGCGGGGCGTGCCCGGCACGGCGATGCCGTCGTTCCGGCTGCTGAGCGAGGATGAACGCGACAAGCTCCGCCAGTACGTGCAGTACCTCGCCCTCCGCGGGCAGGCCGAGCGGGCGCTGGTCGACTACGTCGCCAACGAGTTGCCACTCGAAGAGGTGTTCGATCCGGCTGACGAGGCCTTCCTCGCCAGCTGGCTTCAGCCCCTCACCGACGAATGGATCGACGCCGCGCCAATTGCGGTCGATCCGCAGGCGGACTCGATCGACCTGCAACTCGGTGAGACGCTCTACCACAGCGAGCGGACCGGCTGCTTTAAATGCCACGGGCCACAAGGGCAGGGGGGGGCGGTCGCCGGCAAGGATTATGAGATCGACTACGACGTCTGGAACCGCGACCGGATCGTCCTCAAACCATCGGACGCCGTCCGGCGGTTGATTGAGAAAGACCTGCCGCTACGGCCCTCACGCCCGCGCAGACTCGTCGGCCGCACGCCGCACGGCGGATCGGCGCTGGCGGACTTCGTTCACCGCCTCGATCAGGGCGTCGCTGGCACGCCGATGCCGGCCCTCGGCGGCGCGGGCGCGACGTTCACGGAGAAAGAGATCGTCTCGCTCGCCGCGTACGCGCGTGAGCTGATGGCGGTCGAAGCGAAGGAGGTCGAATGA
- the ctaB2 gene encoding Protoheme IX farnesyltransferase 2: MNPGATTLPAAAERTNLLSKLGDYVELTKPRIVALELVAIAATLHIATAYGAPGTPWSASVLLSVAVGASLVAGSANALNQWIERERDAIMPRTMGRPLPAGRLTPDEALWFGLMTLALGMALLIMFSGPTPALVAFATWVVYVAVYTPMKTRSWLNTAVGAVSGAMPLWIGWTAGGGSLYDPLGLAIVAVMYVWQFPHFMAIAWLCKDDYQLAGYQMSTSLDPSGRWAGLQAVIGSAVLLPVSLAPLFLSPTIQGLGYAVAVALAGVVMLRASAQFLAQRDNQTARRLMRASLIYVPVWLLALWLCGA; the protein is encoded by the coding sequence ATGAACCCAGGCGCCACCACTTTGCCGGCCGCCGCTGAGCGTACGAACCTGCTGTCGAAGCTCGGCGACTACGTCGAGCTGACGAAGCCGCGCATCGTCGCGCTCGAACTGGTGGCGATCGCCGCCACGCTGCACATCGCCACCGCGTACGGCGCGCCGGGCACGCCCTGGAGCGCCTCGGTGCTGCTGTCGGTCGCCGTCGGCGCGAGCCTGGTCGCCGGCAGCGCGAACGCCCTGAACCAATGGATCGAGCGCGAGCGCGACGCGATCATGCCGCGCACCATGGGCCGCCCGCTCCCCGCCGGCAGGCTCACGCCGGACGAGGCGCTCTGGTTCGGGCTCATGACGCTGGCGCTCGGAATGGCCCTGCTGATCATGTTCTCCGGGCCGACGCCGGCGCTCGTGGCGTTCGCCACGTGGGTCGTCTACGTCGCGGTCTACACGCCGATGAAGACCCGCAGCTGGCTCAACACGGCGGTCGGCGCCGTGAGCGGCGCCATGCCGCTCTGGATCGGCTGGACCGCGGGTGGGGGTTCGCTGTACGACCCGCTTGGGCTGGCGATTGTCGCCGTGATGTACGTCTGGCAGTTCCCCCACTTCATGGCGATCGCTTGGCTCTGCAAGGACGACTACCAGCTCGCCGGCTACCAGATGTCGACCAGCCTCGACCCGTCGGGGCGGTGGGCCGGCCTGCAAGCGGTGATCGGCTCGGCGGTGCTGCTGCCGGTCAGCCTGGCGCCCCTCTTCCTGTCGCCCACGATCCAAGGCCTCGGCTACGCCGTCGCCGTCGCGCTGGCGGGCGTGGTGATGCTCCGCGCCTCGGCCCAGTTCCTCGCCCAGCGCGACAACCAGACCGCCCGCCGCCTGATGCGGGCGAGCCTGATCTACGTGCCGGTCTGGCTGCTCGCCCTCTGGCTCTGCGGCGCCTGA
- a CDS encoding outer membrane biogenesis protein BamB, with protein sequence MPPSSPLTRALLGATLMGVIGLTATHAAEPGEPFLLRGPAEAPAVRAASLSPFQPVGVTSRLRRATLQFEALVADEAWDEAIDLLTHLETEAGDELVPSADDPSLETLVADPEGHRRYTPLAERLQLMLASLPTEGLEAYRDRVGRSAQERANEGVLNLDVPALAKVVREAYASPATGEASLALAELALERGDTAAARRWLTPLDRLARGPYGRPAGVSLATIDPRIAPSDLAAAWSETPRPDTPLAGAEDGLTATVLARLAYASLREGDLRRAAAEARLLRGVAPDATGRFAGREQPLADALDALIAAPGEVNPTPRVRPDYGWAWSRAVPFEPQPPRPVGRFAGVRFGVNVFGQRQVIRSPIARPEAGTPRPSLLAAATESSAFYVEQGRLKRIDLPTGAVDPVSLPGFETPQAPSSPGPALDDLTRRLALEGGQAQLVQFAKSRNAPTPAGSSTRIDPQLATAGGLLFVRVVEGPKAGRAVRGAQRTIRETLIGIDPATPEVAAVQLVLTRDAVRGAINWQFAGPPTVRGDRLYVPLARSGVRSNVAVACYSMRTSRELWRTELGAGEPSLRGSQANLASITVAGDTVYMATELGALAALDATSGTQRWLALYPRGAGRLTGIDTATPPRRCFVVGDRVLAAPSDCARLFAWDTATGRPLWDAPRSQEDRLVGVVDDPDGSIAVLAGRRLAGFDSLTGRQQFQWPESERAGLRGRGVAAIVDGEVFWPTRNELIAFDPVRRGLSRSPIGLHPVGASGANLLATDLGLLVAGPKKIRLLATRGPIPTEPGPPSPRLSHGAVSPPATLAAQP encoded by the coding sequence ATGCCGCCCTCCTCCCCGCTAACGCGAGCGTTGCTCGGCGCCACGCTGATGGGGGTGATCGGTCTGACCGCAACACACGCCGCCGAGCCGGGCGAGCCCTTCCTGCTGCGGGGACCGGCCGAAGCCCCCGCCGTCCGGGCCGCCTCGCTCAGCCCGTTCCAGCCGGTCGGCGTCACCAGCCGGCTGCGGCGGGCCACGCTCCAGTTCGAGGCGCTCGTCGCCGACGAGGCTTGGGACGAGGCGATCGACTTGCTCACCCATCTGGAGACCGAAGCGGGCGACGAGCTCGTCCCCTCCGCCGACGACCCGTCGCTCGAAACCCTGGTCGCCGACCCGGAAGGGCACCGGCGTTACACGCCACTCGCGGAACGACTCCAGCTGATGCTCGCCTCGCTGCCGACGGAGGGACTCGAGGCCTATCGGGACCGTGTCGGGCGCAGCGCACAAGAGCGGGCCAACGAGGGGGTGTTGAATCTCGACGTGCCGGCACTCGCCAAGGTCGTCCGCGAGGCGTACGCCAGCCCCGCCACGGGCGAGGCGTCGCTCGCGCTGGCGGAGCTCGCCCTGGAGCGGGGCGACACGGCCGCCGCAAGACGGTGGCTCACGCCACTCGATCGTCTCGCGCGCGGGCCGTACGGCCGCCCCGCCGGGGTGTCGCTGGCGACGATTGATCCACGGATCGCCCCGTCCGACTTGGCGGCCGCCTGGAGCGAAACGCCACGCCCCGACACGCCGCTCGCCGGCGCCGAGGACGGGCTGACCGCGACCGTGCTGGCGCGCCTCGCCTACGCCTCGCTGCGTGAGGGCGACCTCCGCCGCGCCGCGGCGGAGGCGCGTCTGCTCCGCGGCGTCGCGCCCGACGCGACCGGCCGCTTCGCCGGCCGAGAGCAACCGCTGGCCGACGCCCTCGACGCATTGATCGCCGCCCCGGGCGAAGTCAATCCGACACCCCGTGTTCGACCCGATTACGGTTGGGCCTGGAGCCGCGCCGTCCCCTTTGAGCCGCAGCCACCCCGACCCGTGGGGCGTTTCGCCGGAGTCCGTTTCGGCGTCAATGTGTTTGGCCAGCGCCAAGTGATTCGCTCGCCTATCGCGAGACCGGAGGCAGGAACGCCGCGCCCCAGCCTGCTGGCGGCCGCCACGGAGAGCTCCGCCTTCTACGTCGAGCAAGGCCGACTGAAGCGGATCGACCTGCCCACCGGTGCGGTCGATCCGGTCTCGCTCCCAGGGTTTGAAACGCCCCAAGCGCCCAGCAGCCCGGGGCCCGCTCTGGACGACTTAACGAGGCGGCTTGCCCTCGAGGGCGGGCAGGCGCAGCTCGTCCAGTTCGCCAAGAGCCGGAACGCCCCCACCCCCGCTGGCTCGTCCACGCGGATCGACCCGCAACTCGCCACGGCCGGCGGGCTGCTGTTCGTGCGGGTCGTTGAGGGCCCGAAGGCGGGCCGTGCCGTACGAGGCGCCCAGCGGACCATCCGCGAGACCTTGATCGGCATCGACCCCGCGACCCCCGAGGTCGCCGCCGTTCAGTTGGTGCTCACGCGCGACGCCGTCCGGGGCGCCATCAACTGGCAGTTCGCCGGGCCCCCGACCGTCCGCGGCGACCGGCTCTACGTCCCGCTCGCACGATCAGGCGTCCGCAGCAACGTCGCCGTCGCCTGCTACTCGATGCGAACGTCCCGTGAGCTCTGGCGGACCGAACTCGGAGCGGGCGAGCCATCGCTGCGAGGTTCCCAGGCAAACCTCGCATCGATCACCGTGGCGGGCGACACGGTCTACATGGCGACCGAGCTGGGCGCCCTCGCTGCGCTGGACGCCACGAGCGGCACGCAGCGCTGGCTCGCCCTCTACCCACGCGGCGCCGGCCGGCTCACCGGGATCGACACCGCCACGCCGCCGCGGCGTTGCTTTGTGGTGGGCGACCGAGTGCTCGCGGCGCCGAGCGACTGTGCACGCCTCTTCGCGTGGGACACGGCCACGGGCCGTCCGCTCTGGGACGCCCCTCGCAGCCAGGAGGACCGCCTCGTTGGTGTGGTCGATGACCCGGACGGTTCGATCGCCGTCCTCGCGGGCCGCCGGCTCGCCGGGTTCGATTCGCTCACCGGCCGTCAGCAGTTTCAGTGGCCCGAGAGCGAGCGGGCCGGGCTCCGCGGCCGCGGCGTCGCGGCGATCGTCGACGGCGAGGTCTTCTGGCCCACGCGGAACGAGCTGATCGCGTTCGACCCGGTCCGGCGGGGGCTCTCCCGCTCGCCGATCGGCCTCCACCCGGTCGGCGCCTCGGGGGCCAACCTGCTCGCGACCGACCTCGGCCTGCTGGTCGCTGGGCCGAAGAAGATTCGACTGCTCGCCACCCGCGGGCCGATCCCTACGGAACCCGGACCCCCTTCGCCGCGTTTAAGTCACGGGGCGGTCTCGCCGCCGGCCACCCTCGCAGCGCAACCCTGA
- a CDS encoding hypothetical protein (Aerotolerance regulator N-terminal) produces the protein MPPLPIALGFANLAMLGWLGAAAAPILIHLWMRQTHRETAWAAVRFLRAALEKQARRLRLQHWLLLAVRTMLLALVALAAAKPLLDSGLLSGGAPAHRVVVLDASLSMSALDAEGESALEKAKRAAQAIAENTRAGDSVSLIVMGADAGAPLGRPISDASAASRAIDAVAPSLGVADLATALATAQRLVDDDLAANASRRQQVAFLTDLGANTWSAAGETGTPPSEAVERLADLAELSVLDFGDAVGANAAITSLALADGLPTLAAPVEVRGEAMLFGGAPAEHAVELLVDDAVVAERRVTLTPGQPTPIDFVHKFERGGPRSIRLRLADRAAEADRLPADNERFAAVTLRPRVRVLCVAGSPGAAVYLADALDPTGEGVFEPVVVSDADLPSIDLSDFACVFLSNVRELSTREAERLRDYAARGGGVAFFLGDRVSPLRYNEVLAPPQDEPPGGISATARPPVRLVSNEEPTDAEAEEPAGEWLLPGWLSPSVAAPSYRVDPFEYSHPITRPFRGQQRAGLLDTPVMRHLPLQVAPQAGGVEVALALENGDPLLVTGRVGRGRVAVLTTAATLASIDATTGQPWTALPAWPSFLPIVRGVVRHLAHEEGAGGERLIGDPIEGRAAPDALGDIAIAPPGGEEPLRVAPDGRGAWVYRATKRAGVYRYGPAGEPAIGATAINLDPSESDPASLSAERLPESITWRRAAGDAASATDTTAQPTPIHRWLLYGALALALIEPAMACRFGRSGG, from the coding sequence GTGCCCCCCCTGCCCATAGCCCTCGGCTTCGCGAACCTGGCCATGCTCGGCTGGTTGGGGGCGGCGGCTGCGCCGATTCTGATCCACCTGTGGATGCGGCAGACGCACCGCGAGACGGCGTGGGCGGCGGTGCGGTTCCTGCGGGCGGCCCTCGAGAAGCAGGCCCGGCGGCTCCGTTTGCAGCACTGGCTGCTGCTGGCGGTGCGGACGATGCTGCTGGCGCTCGTGGCGCTCGCGGCGGCGAAGCCGCTCTTGGACAGTGGCCTCTTGAGTGGCGGGGCGCCGGCGCACCGGGTGGTGGTGCTCGACGCGTCGCTCTCGATGTCGGCCCTCGACGCGGAAGGCGAGTCCGCCCTGGAGAAAGCGAAGCGGGCCGCGCAGGCGATCGCGGAGAACACGCGTGCCGGGGACTCGGTGTCGCTGATCGTGATGGGCGCCGACGCCGGCGCGCCGCTCGGCCGGCCGATCTCCGACGCCTCGGCCGCCTCGCGGGCGATCGACGCGGTGGCGCCCTCGCTCGGCGTGGCCGACCTGGCGACGGCGCTCGCAACCGCGCAACGCCTCGTCGATGACGACCTGGCCGCCAACGCCAGCCGCCGGCAGCAAGTCGCCTTCCTCACGGACCTCGGCGCGAACACCTGGTCGGCCGCCGGCGAGACGGGCACGCCGCCGTCCGAAGCGGTCGAACGGCTCGCGGATTTGGCCGAGCTGTCGGTCCTCGACTTCGGCGACGCCGTCGGCGCGAACGCGGCGATCACCTCGCTCGCGCTCGCCGATGGCCTGCCGACCCTGGCGGCCCCGGTCGAGGTGCGCGGCGAGGCGATGCTCTTCGGCGGCGCGCCGGCGGAGCACGCCGTCGAGCTGCTGGTGGACGACGCCGTCGTCGCCGAACGCCGCGTGACGCTCACGCCGGGTCAACCGACGCCGATCGACTTCGTACACAAGTTCGAGCGGGGCGGCCCGAGATCGATCCGGCTCCGTTTAGCCGACCGCGCGGCCGAAGCGGACCGCCTGCCCGCCGACAACGAGCGCTTCGCCGCGGTGACGCTGCGGCCGCGTGTGCGGGTGCTGTGCGTCGCCGGCTCGCCGGGGGCCGCGGTCTACTTGGCGGATGCGCTCGATCCGACGGGCGAGGGCGTGTTCGAGCCGGTCGTCGTCTCGGACGCGGACCTGCCGTCGATTGACCTGTCGGACTTCGCCTGCGTCTTCCTGTCGAACGTCCGAGAGCTCTCGACCCGCGAGGCGGAGCGCCTCCGCGACTACGCCGCCCGCGGCGGCGGCGTGGCGTTTTTCCTCGGCGACCGCGTGAGCCCGCTGCGCTACAACGAGGTGCTCGCCCCGCCGCAGGACGAACCGCCGGGGGGCATCAGCGCGACCGCTCGTCCGCCGGTTCGTTTGGTCTCTAACGAGGAGCCGACCGACGCGGAAGCCGAAGAGCCCGCCGGCGAGTGGCTGTTGCCCGGTTGGCTGTCGCCGTCGGTCGCGGCTCCATCGTACCGGGTCGATCCTTTCGAGTACTCGCACCCGATCACGCGCCCCTTCCGCGGGCAGCAGCGGGCTGGCCTGCTCGACACGCCGGTGATGCGTCACCTGCCCCTGCAGGTCGCCCCGCAGGCGGGCGGGGTCGAGGTGGCGCTCGCTCTGGAGAACGGCGACCCGTTGCTGGTGACCGGCCGGGTCGGCCGCGGCCGTGTGGCGGTGCTGACGACGGCGGCGACGCTCGCCTCGATCGACGCCACCACCGGCCAGCCCTGGACCGCCCTGCCGGCGTGGCCGAGCTTCCTGCCGATCGTGCGCGGCGTGGTGCGTCACCTAGCGCACGAAGAGGGCGCCGGGGGCGAGCGGCTCATCGGCGACCCGATCGAGGGCCGCGCCGCGCCGGACGCGCTGGGTGACATCGCCATCGCGCCGCCCGGCGGGGAAGAGCCGCTCCGCGTCGCGCCCGACGGGCGGGGCGCCTGGGTGTACCGCGCGACGAAACGGGCGGGCGTTTACCGCTACGGCCCGGCAGGCGAGCCGGCCATCGGCGCCACCGCGATCAACCTCGACCCGTCCGAGAGCGACCCGGCGAGCCTGTCGGCCGAGCGCCTGCCGGAATCAATCACCTGGCGCCGCGCGGCGGGCGACGCCGCGTCCGCTACCGACACGACCGCCCAACCGACGCCGATCCACCGCTGGCTGCTCTACGGGGCGCTCGCCCTGGCACTGATCGAACCGGCGATGGCGTGCCGGTTCGGGAGGAGCGGCGGATGA
- the ravA gene encoding ATPase RavA, with translation MSLPDSDLAAIQQLGDTHRRLTAELGKVIVGQQDVIEQLLIALFSRGHCVLEGVPGLAKTLLIRTLSDALSLDFSRVQFTPDLMPADITGTEVIQEDKASGTREFRFLPGPVFANIVLADEINRTPPKTQAALLEAMQERQVTVGGERHTLPQPFFVLATQNPIEQEGTYPLPEAQLDRFMFMVRVDYPTEAEELAIVKQTTADVVTEVTPQLSADDLQAMADLVRRVPVADHLAQYAIRLVRQTRVRGGALATGSEENPIDRYLSWGAGPRASQFLVLAAKGRAALHGRHCVELEDLQAVAKPVLRHRIVTNFNAEADGVTPDDVIDRLLESTSAEAAA, from the coding sequence ATGTCGCTCCCCGATTCGGACCTCGCCGCCATCCAGCAACTGGGCGACACCCACCGCCGGCTCACGGCCGAGTTGGGCAAGGTGATCGTCGGCCAGCAGGACGTGATCGAGCAACTGCTCATCGCGCTCTTCTCGCGTGGCCACTGCGTGCTGGAGGGGGTGCCCGGCCTCGCGAAGACGCTCCTCATCCGCACGCTTTCGGATGCTTTGTCGCTCGACTTCAGCCGCGTGCAGTTCACGCCCGACCTGATGCCGGCGGACATCACGGGGACCGAGGTCATCCAGGAGGACAAGGCGTCCGGCACGCGCGAGTTCCGCTTCCTGCCCGGGCCGGTCTTCGCGAATATTGTCCTGGCGGACGAGATCAACCGGACCCCGCCCAAGACCCAGGCCGCCCTGCTCGAGGCGATGCAGGAGCGGCAGGTCACCGTCGGCGGCGAACGGCACACGCTGCCGCAGCCCTTCTTCGTGCTCGCCACGCAGAACCCGATCGAGCAGGAGGGGACCTACCCGCTCCCCGAGGCGCAGCTCGACCGCTTCATGTTCATGGTCCGCGTCGACTACCCGACCGAGGCCGAGGAGCTGGCGATCGTCAAGCAGACGACCGCCGACGTGGTCACCGAAGTGACCCCCCAGCTCTCCGCCGACGACCTGCAAGCGATGGCCGACCTGGTCCGCCGCGTGCCGGTGGCCGACCACCTGGCCCAGTACGCGATCCGCCTGGTCCGGCAGACCCGCGTCCGCGGCGGGGCGTTGGCGACGGGCTCCGAGGAGAACCCGATCGACCGCTACCTGAGCTGGGGCGCCGGCCCGCGGGCGAGCCAGTTCCTCGTGCTCGCCGCGAAGGGTCGCGCCGCGCTGCACGGCCGCCACTGCGTTGAGCTGGAAGACCTGCAAGCGGTCGCCAAGCCGGTGCTCCGCCACCGCATCGTCACGAACTTCAACGCCGAAGCCGACGGCGTCACGCCCGACGACGTGATCGACCGCCTGCTTGAGAGCACCTCCGCCGAGGCGGCGGCTTAG